The proteins below come from a single Drosophila teissieri strain GT53w chromosome 3L, Prin_Dtei_1.1, whole genome shotgun sequence genomic window:
- the LOC122616997 gene encoding uncharacterized protein LOC122616997, translated as MELWQKLRVQLNDFFHVNYPYIALYSGLGVAVTAYLHYQWSVHHYDLMYWKRLAEAFSQDIDCFQLAILVLIFAINAVFVFVILSVYLRPALDNGGEMSLLEIKDRYARFILLRLIARLDRIQSKISAKRKSLTFQHYVRAHTNMVKAVAVFRKDARKLILPNESEILMPIEEIYGVAEDEERLLRRSGYYKLIIDTTDATVKALFNAKLEEILFPSS; from the coding sequence ATGGAGCTGTGGCAGAAGCTGAGAGTGCAGCTTAACGACTTCTTCCACGTGAACTACCCCTACATAGCGCTCTATAGCggactgggcgtggcagtaaCAGCCTACTTGCACTACCAGTGGAGCGTGCACCACTACGACCTGATGTACTGGAAGCGATTGGCGGAGGCCTTCTCGCAGGACATCGACTGCTTTCAGCTGGCCATACTGGTGTTGATCTTCGCGATCAACGCCGTGTTTGTGTTCGTCATCCTGAGTGTCTATCTGCGCCCGGCCCTCGACAATGGCGGCGAGATGTCCCTGCTGGAGATTAAGGATCGGTATGCCCGGTTCATCCTGCTGCGCCTGATTGCCCGCCTCGATCGCATACAGTCGAAGATCTCAGCGAAGCGGAAGAGCCTCACCTTCCAGCACTATGTCAGGGCACACACGAACATGGTCAAGGCGGTGGCCGTGTTCCGCAAGGATGCCCGCAAGCTAATCCTGCCCAACGAGAGCGAGATCCTGATGCCCATCGAGGAAATCTACGGGGTGGCCGAAGACGAAGAACGACTTCTTCGGCGATCGGGCTACTACAAGCTGATCATCGACACCACCGACGCGACGGTGAAGGCTCTTTTCAACGCCAAGTTGGAGGAGATCCTGTTCCCAAGCAGCTAG
- the LOC122616998 gene encoding uncharacterized protein LOC122616998, with protein sequence MQWDKSVYVFVLQTKTDAAAFAVRVRASHKLETLTGSRTKDQGRRTSWEQGTGRSWKMGSMGMTNDEQRVRPLCEISHLVSTRSFGKGENNRMDLRAHKDEHLHTAYILP encoded by the exons tgcAGTGGGACAAATCGGTGTATGTGTTCGTCCTGCAGACGAAGactgatgctgctgcatttgcggTGAGAGTGCGTGCCTCGCATAAGTTGGAAACGTTAACCGGCAgcaggaccaaggaccaaggacgaaggacgagctGGGAACAGGGAACAGGGAGGAGCTGGAA AATGGGGAGCATGGGAATGACTAACGATGAGCAGAGAGTGCGGCCTTTGTGCGAAATTTCACATTTGGTTAGCACACGCAGCTTTGGAAAAGGGGAGAACAACAGGATGGATTTGCGAGCACACAAGGACGAACATTTACATACAGCCTACATCCTACCATAA
- the LOC122617727 gene encoding uncharacterized protein LOC122617727, producing the protein MSLDYTNWVLNRLADFYHSIYFYVSLFSLSYCLVLYQVRKRIYQMDLTWERMSLVYSCSGALILMLTLIIYYAWVAIGLIWRQYCVHNRASNRTRYLFHLYRRQQVGELK; encoded by the coding sequence ATGAGTCTGGACTACACAAACTGGGTGCTGAACCGCCTGGCGGACTTCTACCACTCGATCTACTTCTACGTGTCGCTGTTCTCGCTGAGCTACTGCCTCGTGTTGTACCAGGTGCGGAAGAGGATCTACCAGATGGACTTGACCTGGGAGAGGATGTCGCTGGTCTACAGCTGCAGCGGGGCACTGATCCTGATGCTGACCCTGATCATCTACTACGCCTGGGTGGCCATTGGACTGATTTGGCGGCAATATTGCGTACATAATCGTGCCTCGAATCGCACTCGATACCTCTTCCACCTGTACAGAAGGCAGCAGGTCGGGGAGCTGAAGTAG